The following are from one region of the Camarhynchus parvulus chromosome 3, STF_HiC, whole genome shotgun sequence genome:
- the DYNC2LI1 gene encoding cytoplasmic dynein 2 light intermediate chain 1, with translation MPKASDTLWDLAIAEVEKRENPDDDDDVKPGEVWEKSILFMGNKNGGKTTIILRCLEREESPKPTLALEYTFGRRARRHNTPKDVAHFWELGGGTSLVELIRIPITVHNIRSFAVVLVLDLSKPNELWTTMESLLQVTRNHVNKILTKLEKTNPEVAAEIKQRMWNNLQRDHPDSALVDPFPIPLVIIGSKYDIFHEFDSEMRKIISKTLRFVSHYYGASLVFTSKSEALLLKARAFINHLAFGYDKSKSVSVDPSKPLFIPAGLDSMSQIGPPPASDSDLGKMRANTPLELWKKVFEKTFPPKSCSDLQDTKDPAQDSQYAEYEVDVMRAQKNQELEQYKRNASKSWKEMDFDSD, from the exons ATGCCCAAGGCCAG TGATACTTTATGGGATCTTGCTATAGCTGAAgtggagaagagagaaaatcctgatgatgatgatgatgtcaAGCCAGGGGAAGTTTGGGAAAAATCAATATTATTTATGGGAAACAAAAATGGG GGAAAGACCACTATCATACTGAGATGCCTTGAGAG GGAAGAGTCTCCAAAGCCAACGTTAGCCTTGGAATATACTTTTGGAAGAAGAGCAAGGAGACATAATACA CCTAAAGATGTAGCTCATTTTTGGGAATTAGGTGGTGGAACCTCATTAGTGGAACTCATTCGAATACCAATCACTGTCCACAACATAAG GTCATTTGCTGTAGTTCTGGTGTTGGATCTCTCCAAACCTAATGAACTCTGGACTACTATGGAGAGCCTTCTGCAGGTCACCAGGAACCATGTGAACAAAATTTTAACCAAACTAGAAAAGACAAACCCTGAAGTAGCTGCTGAAATTAAACAGAGAATGTGGAACAATCTGCAGAGGGATCACCCT GACAGTGCATTAGTTGACCCTTTTCCAATACCCTTGGTGATAATTGGAAGCAAATATGATATTTTTCAT GAGTTTGActctgaaatgagaaaaattataaGCAAGACACTTCGATTTGTTTCACATTATTATGGAGCCTCATTAGTG TTTACCAGTAAATCTGAGGCTCTCCTACTGAAAGCCCGTGCTTTTATTAATCACTTGGCATTTGGCTACGATAAAAG caAGTCTGTATCAGTGGATCCCAGCAAACCACTCTTTATACCAGCAGGCCTGGATTCCATGAGCCAAATAG GACCACCACCTGCCTCTGACAGTGATCTTGGAAAGATGCGTGCCAACACGCCTTTGGAACTATGGAAAAAAGTATTTGAGAAAACATTTCCTCCCAAG agTTGCTCTGATTTACAAGATACCAAGGACCCTGCACAGGATAGTCAATATGCTGAGTATGAAGTTGATGTCATGAGAGCTCAGAAAAACCAG gAACTTGAACAATACAAAAGAAATGCCTCTAAATCCTGgaaagaaatggattttgaCTCCGATTGA